The bacterium sequence TGCCGGCCCCGCTGCGCACGCAGTCCACGGCGCGCCTGCCGGTCTCCGCCGCTGAATCCTACCGGGTGGAGTACGTGGTCGGCGCCTGCCTGATGATGAACCGCGGGGCCCTGGAGCGCGTCGGCCCCCTGGACGAGCGCTTCTTCATGTACTTCGAGGAGACGGACTGGTGCCTGCGCGCCCGAGACGCCGGCTACGGGATCTACCTGGAGCCCCGGGCGCGGGTGAAGCACCTGGAAGGCCGCGCCGCAGCCCGGTCCGGCGACTTCGCCCTGGCCCAGTTCCAGAAGAGCTACCGCCGGTTTCTGGCCAAGCACAGGGGCGCGCGGTGGGTACCGGCCTATCGCCTGGCGCAACTGCTCGAATACGGGCTGAAGGGCGCCGCGCGACGGCTGATGGCGCTGCTGCAGCCGTCGAACCGGGCGCGGCACGCCGCCCTGGCCCACGACTTCCTGCGCGTCGCCGCCATGCAGTTCCGCGGCGAGATCCGCGCGGATCCCCCGTCCTGAGACCCCTCTGCGTCGCGCGGAGCCGTGAGGAACGGGACTCAGCTGTCCCTTTTCTGGGCGGCGGATGATCGGGAACGTCCGCGCCCGCCGCGCCGGCCGCGGCGGCGAGGGCGCTTCGGCGCATCGCCGACG is a genomic window containing:
- a CDS encoding glycosyltransferase → MCDLSVIIVNWNTCEPLRACLAALPAACGGLSREVLVVDNASSDGSAAMVRDAYPHATLIESGGNLGFARGNNLALPRARGRCILLLNPDTVCEPGALKTLVRFLDATPDAAAVGPVLTDAAGAPTLSWGTAPRLRYHLLSLIDPGRRWLPAPLRTQSTARLPVSAAESYRVEYVVGACLMMNRGALERVGPLDERFFMYFEETDWCLRARDAGYGIYLEPRARVKHLEGRAAARSGDFALAQFQKSYRRFLAKHRGARWVPAYRLAQLLEYGLKGAARRLMALLQPSNRARHAALAHDFLRVAAMQFRGEIRADPPS